The Thomasclavelia ramosa DSM 1402 genome includes a region encoding these proteins:
- a CDS encoding PTS sugar transporter subunit IIC produces MKLIMSLLEKYLMPFSNKITSNKLLNAIKDACILTSPFTVVGSLAGLVSQQANYWFGEWGIPLDGILGSIINAFTNINTVAMGLTGLVVVIASSYNYANQLKGLNKGDKCVPLVACIVSLIAYIATIPNAINVGDSTITAFQINFFNYEGMFAGMIIGLASSYMYYKLVNSKFTIKLPGQVPPMVLSSFLSIIPFFVIITVFSVIKEIVVLAGFDSIQQLITQFIITPLNGIGTGLPAVILVIIIMQLLWFFGVHGFSIMWGLISVLWMPIFYEHIQIFVETGSFDKITQVAPNTLCNVYAMIGGSGSTLALVVLLLVLGKKGSAERSIGKVSIIPGLFGINEPVTFGLPIVLNPIMFIPFVFVPVINAIIGYFATSWGLVNHLVVLNSGVEPIFVNAWVLGAFTLSPVILCIVLFILDLVLYYPFVKLQIKQNTLEAQNEGAAVE; encoded by the coding sequence ATGAAATTAATTATGTCATTATTAGAAAAGTATTTAATGCCATTTTCTAATAAAATTACATCAAACAAATTGCTTAATGCAATTAAAGATGCTTGTATTCTTACAAGTCCTTTTACCGTGGTAGGTTCGTTGGCAGGTCTAGTAAGTCAGCAGGCAAATTATTGGTTTGGAGAATGGGGAATCCCATTGGATGGTATTTTAGGAAGTATTATCAATGCCTTTACAAATATTAATACTGTGGCTATGGGTTTAACTGGATTAGTTGTTGTTATTGCTTCTTCATACAATTATGCTAATCAATTAAAAGGGCTAAATAAAGGAGATAAATGTGTTCCATTAGTTGCTTGTATTGTTTCTTTGATTGCTTATATAGCAACTATTCCTAATGCTATTAATGTAGGTGATAGTACAATTACAGCTTTTCAAATCAACTTCTTTAATTATGAAGGAATGTTTGCGGGAATGATTATTGGATTGGCTTCATCATATATGTACTATAAACTAGTTAATTCAAAATTTACAATTAAATTACCCGGACAAGTACCGCCAATGGTATTAAGTTCATTCTTATCAATTATTCCATTCTTTGTTATCATTACTGTATTTTCAGTGATAAAGGAAATTGTTGTTTTAGCAGGATTTGATTCAATCCAACAATTGATTACTCAATTTATTATTACTCCACTAAATGGGATTGGTACAGGTTTACCAGCAGTTATTTTAGTAATTATAATTATGCAATTATTATGGTTCTTTGGAGTTCATGGTTTTTCAATTATGTGGGGATTAATTTCTGTATTGTGGATGCCAATTTTCTATGAACATATTCAAATTTTTGTTGAAACAGGTTCTTTTGATAAAATTACACAAGTAGCACCAAATACTTTATGTAATGTCTATGCAATGATTGGTGGTTCTGGCTCTACTCTAGCATTAGTTGTATTATTATTAGTATTAGGGAAAAAAGGTTCTGCTGAGAGATCGATTGGAAAGGTTTCAATTATTCCTGGTTTATTTGGGATTAATGAACCTGTAACATTCGGATTACCGATTGTATTAAATCCAATTATGTTTATTCCATTTGTATTTGTACCAGTTATTAATGCAATTATTGGATATTTTGCAACATCATGGGGATTAGTTAACCATTTGGTTGTATTGAATTCTGGGGTGGAACCAATCTTTGTTAATGCTTGGGTATTGGGGGCATTTACATTGAGTCCAGTTATTTTATGTATAGTATTATTTATTTTAGATTTAGTTTTATATTATCCGTTTGTAAAATTACAAATCAAGCAAAATACTTTAGAAGCACAGAATGAAGGTGCTGCCGTTGAGTAA
- a CDS encoding glycoside hydrolase family 38 C-terminal domain-containing protein — protein sequence MLPLSKIHFIPHVHWDREWLRSTDSSRIKLVYFYDRLIEMLENDPQMKYFTFDGQTAALEDYLAIKPFQKDRISQLVKNRKLFIGPWYVQPDMIIPSGEALLRNLLVGSKYAAGLGHCMNVGWVPDAFGQNKITPYLFKEIGMKGIFAWRGFDYDVLDDSLFMWQGNGDASLPTVHFALGYGHYRGFPEDYEEVKKDMTDFIPKLEARYQDQEVLFMLGSDYAFPRKHSSKTIEQLQKDGYDCIMNNPEDYLDTLLNAAKKNHHQLKIYQGEARSAALGRIHAGITSTRIDIKNAMRHYETMMAKVIEPMISISRFQGGYCDQELINYFWKIIFKNQFHDSIYGSSPDSINHTVENRLLNLRHGLNELIWMNFRYLAESVDLSVLKENEDILVLFNTLPYQRNDYAFTSMIVKDKNFVLKRQDGTIVPYEIMNEVKATSHDIEYYNGMENFHDAGEVLEGTKFKVQIKIAASFLPPMGYEVLKVCFHERTSKRPEGDVVILKNGAENKYLVMHIQEDGTLSVTNKQTQETYHQLNTFVEKGDDGDEYNYSPCIDDTEIRINDIHPMITCIESSSIEVKYRLEYQIQVPEKVVDHHRVQALKPLKICSDVSLKANSQTIDFVTKINNHSCDHIVRVCFEDIYKAAENCSQDQFGTIIRQNVIKNQKSLKDGATEYVLPIYAMQRFVKLDHQKSIMAVLSKGPLEYEIENNQKICLTLLRSVGKFGKADLLIRPGRSSGYRMDAPSSQLLNQTITSEYSLFFGTKEQMSKMIQIAEVINTPVQTRYLNDISRRENLKLDWSYSAITLDERVEFMALKKAENSEASIFRILNNREVDVADVELFIPINKRCYLCDVQENKQTEVENQNGKVIIKNLVSNTFVTVIIE from the coding sequence GTGCTGCCGTTGAGTAAGATACATTTTATTCCCCATGTTCATTGGGATAGAGAGTGGTTACGTTCAACGGATTCATCAAGAATTAAATTAGTCTATTTTTATGATCGACTGATTGAAATGTTAGAGAATGATCCACAAATGAAATATTTTACATTTGATGGACAAACAGCAGCGTTAGAAGATTATTTAGCGATTAAACCATTTCAAAAAGATAGGATTTCGCAATTAGTAAAGAATCGAAAATTATTTATTGGACCATGGTATGTTCAACCAGATATGATTATTCCCTCGGGTGAGGCGCTGTTAAGAAACTTATTAGTTGGTTCTAAATATGCTGCGGGATTAGGTCATTGTATGAATGTTGGCTGGGTCCCGGATGCATTTGGGCAAAATAAGATAACTCCTTATCTATTTAAAGAAATTGGTATGAAAGGGATATTTGCTTGGCGTGGTTTTGATTATGATGTTTTAGATGATTCATTATTTATGTGGCAAGGAAATGGTGATGCATCGCTACCAACTGTTCATTTTGCTTTGGGATATGGGCATTACCGAGGATTTCCAGAGGATTATGAAGAAGTAAAAAAAGATATGACAGATTTTATTCCTAAATTAGAAGCTCGTTATCAAGATCAAGAAGTTTTATTTATGCTGGGGAGTGACTATGCTTTTCCACGGAAACATTCTTCAAAGACAATTGAACAATTGCAAAAAGATGGTTATGACTGTATTATGAATAACCCTGAGGATTATCTTGATACACTGCTTAATGCAGCAAAGAAAAATCATCATCAATTAAAAATTTATCAAGGTGAAGCAAGAAGTGCTGCACTAGGTCGAATTCACGCTGGTATCACCTCAACTAGAATTGATATAAAAAATGCAATGCGTCATTATGAAACAATGATGGCAAAAGTAATTGAACCAATGATTAGTATCTCGCGTTTTCAAGGAGGCTATTGTGATCAAGAATTAATTAATTATTTTTGGAAGATTATTTTTAAGAATCAATTTCATGATTCTATCTATGGTTCTTCACCAGATAGTATTAACCATACTGTAGAAAATCGTTTATTAAATTTAAGACATGGTTTAAATGAGCTAATCTGGATGAATTTCCGTTATTTGGCAGAATCAGTGGATTTGAGTGTACTAAAGGAAAATGAGGACATCTTAGTTCTATTTAATACTCTTCCTTATCAGCGTAATGATTATGCTTTTACAAGCATGATTGTTAAAGATAAGAACTTTGTGTTAAAACGTCAAGATGGAACAATCGTCCCTTATGAAATAATGAATGAAGTTAAAGCAACTAGCCATGATATTGAATATTATAATGGAATGGAAAATTTTCATGATGCAGGAGAAGTTTTAGAAGGAACAAAATTTAAAGTACAAATTAAGATTGCGGCATCTTTCTTACCACCAATGGGCTATGAAGTTTTAAAAGTGTGTTTCCACGAAAGAACTTCAAAAAGACCAGAAGGAGATGTTGTCATTTTAAAAAATGGTGCTGAAAATAAGTATTTAGTGATGCACATTCAAGAAGATGGAACGCTTTCTGTTACGAATAAACAGACTCAGGAAACATATCATCAGTTAAATACCTTTGTCGAAAAGGGGGATGATGGTGATGAATATAATTATTCTCCATGTATAGATGATACAGAAATAAGAATTAATGATATTCATCCAATGATTACTTGTATTGAATCATCTTCTATTGAAGTAAAGTATCGGCTTGAATATCAAATTCAAGTTCCTGAAAAAGTAGTTGATCACCATCGTGTACAAGCATTAAAACCCCTTAAAATATGTAGCGATGTCTCTTTGAAGGCAAACAGTCAAACAATAGATTTCGTAACTAAAATTAATAATCATTCATGTGATCATATCGTAAGAGTATGTTTTGAAGATATTTATAAAGCAGCAGAAAACTGTAGTCAAGATCAATTTGGAACAATTATCCGTCAAAACGTAATAAAAAATCAAAAGAGTTTAAAAGATGGTGCCACTGAGTATGTTCTGCCAATATATGCAATGCAGCGTTTTGTTAAACTAGATCATCAAAAATCAATTATGGCAGTATTAAGTAAAGGACCATTGGAATATGAAATTGAAAATAATCAAAAAATTTGTTTAACCTTATTAAGAAGTGTAGGAAAATTTGGTAAAGCGGATCTATTGATTAGACCTGGACGTTCTTCAGGATATCGTATGGATGCACCATCTTCACAATTATTAAATCAAACTATAACAAGTGAATATTCATTGTTTTTTGGAACAAAAGAACAGATGAGTAAGATGATTCAAATAGCAGAAGTAATAAATACACCAGTTCAAACACGCTATCTTAATGATATAAGTAGACGTGAAAATTTAAAACTTGATTGGTCTTATAGTGCGATTACGTTGGATGAACGAGTGGAATTTATGGCTTTGAAAAAAGCTGAAAATAGTGAAGCTTCTATCTTCCGGATTTTAAATAATCGTGAAGTAGATGTCGCAGATGTTGAGCTTTTCATTCCTATTAATAAACGATGTTATTTATGTGATGTTCAAGAAAATAAACAAACAGAAGTTGAAAATCAAAATGGAAAGGTAATCATCAAAAATCTTGTGTCAAATACTTTCGTTACTGTTATAATAGAGTAG
- a CDS encoding MurR/RpiR family transcriptional regulator, which produces MSLIKNFQKYGNNLTELEIECFNKLLTFRDLEPSLTISSLAETLNVSTTTIFRMVKKLDYKTFMDFRYDLLYHRRDEYEYQSPVESTCDSLEKEIKDTIEMLRNLDIDDVIKDIVKAKSVLICSSGMNKYVAKILAVKLSLYGIRTIYPDDHWFLYLEANNLTQDDFVIVLSRGGATEAIIDVMKNAKLSGCKILLVTETRNSPMTKLSNYVMNVSVTKDEGYDIDSRLHIHLAIEYLLRELMNQYLYNKKYL; this is translated from the coding sequence ATGAGTTTAATTAAGAATTTTCAAAAATATGGAAATAATTTAACAGAATTAGAAATTGAATGTTTTAATAAATTATTAACGTTTCGGGATTTAGAACCAAGTTTGACGATTTCTTCTTTAGCAGAAACATTAAATGTATCTACAACGACTATTTTTAGGATGGTAAAGAAATTGGATTATAAAACATTTATGGACTTTAGATATGATCTTTTATATCATCGTCGAGACGAATATGAGTATCAATCTCCAGTTGAGAGTACATGTGATTCCTTGGAAAAAGAAATTAAAGATACGATTGAGATGTTACGCAATCTAGATATTGATGATGTCATTAAGGATATTGTTAAAGCTAAAAGTGTTTTAATCTGTTCTTCAGGAATGAACAAATATGTTGCAAAGATATTAGCAGTGAAGTTGAGTTTATATGGAATTAGAACGATTTATCCTGATGATCACTGGTTTTTATACTTAGAAGCTAATAATTTGACTCAGGATGACTTTGTAATTGTGCTATCAAGAGGTGGTGCTACTGAGGCAATTATCGATGTAATGAAAAATGCCAAACTTAGTGGTTGTAAAATATTATTGGTTACAGAAACGAGAAATTCCCCAATGACGAAACTGTCAAATTATGTGATGAATGTTTCTGTAACTAAGGATGAAGGATATGATATTGATTCACGTTTGCATATCCATTTAGCAATAGAATATTTATTAAGAGAATTAATGAATCAATACTTATATAATAAAAAATATTTATAA
- a CDS encoding glycoside hydrolase family 3 N-terminal domain-containing protein translates to MIEKIVKEMTLKEKVGQLNQHLYGWQCYQKVNGKYELTDLFKEHVKEYGGVGAIYGILRADAWSQINRENGISREDSKIVITMIQEYIKKHSRFEIPALISEECVHGHMALGAPVFPTNLAMGMTWNPDLMERITHNVSQELAAKGGNLALFTGFDVLRDPRWGRSEECFSEDAYLTSCMTSAAVHGFQKEKNGVAVVVKHLCAQGGCVGGHNSDAALIGPRELREIHLPPVKAAIDAGAKAVMAAYNEIDGIPCHINKALLFETLRKEYDFSGIVMADGCALDRLLLLDDDILKVGSLALKAGVDLSLWDNVYLRLDEAIKQGYLTEEELDQAVLRVLRLKEELGLWEELNTYSLPEASDLLLQAARECQVLLKNNDSLLPLSSKQKIAVIGPNANHYLNQLGDYTAYQNKSDIVTVYDGICQKTEISPIYVQGCSIRGRKFDIEPALVAAKAADIVILVLGGNSTRLYQDTFENNGAVKANQENQMNCGENIDLASLELEGYQNELLLALKEVNPHIVTVLIQGRPHVINTVLKHSQAVLASFYPGSRGGEGIADVLFGDYNPSGHLSVSIPQHVGQLPCYYNHKHNGAQKDYVDMPGEALLPFGYGLSYSQFIYRDIKVPKAIKITDLLENGIDLQLEIYNNSTYDGEDVIQVYLKDHQASVVSRVIELKAFNKVKIQAYQSKQISIHLTSDAFAIWNYEMKYLVEPGDVSICIGVDSKHYQEFKLTLVK, encoded by the coding sequence ATGATTGAAAAAATTGTAAAAGAGATGACGTTGAAAGAGAAAGTTGGTCAATTAAATCAACATTTATATGGATGGCAATGTTATCAAAAAGTTAATGGAAAATATGAATTAACAGACTTATTTAAAGAACATGTTAAGGAATATGGTGGCGTTGGAGCAATTTATGGCATTTTACGTGCTGATGCCTGGTCTCAGATCAATAGAGAAAATGGAATTAGCCGTGAAGATAGTAAAATTGTCATTACAATGATTCAAGAATATATAAAAAAACATTCACGTTTTGAAATCCCAGCATTAATTAGCGAAGAATGTGTGCACGGACATATGGCATTAGGGGCACCGGTATTCCCAACTAATTTAGCAATGGGGATGACTTGGAATCCTGATTTGATGGAAAGAATTACGCATAATGTGAGCCAGGAACTTGCTGCCAAAGGTGGAAATTTGGCATTATTTACGGGATTTGATGTTTTAAGAGATCCTAGATGGGGCCGTAGTGAGGAATGTTTTAGTGAGGATGCTTACTTAACAAGCTGTATGACAAGTGCAGCAGTACATGGATTCCAAAAAGAAAAGAACGGTGTAGCTGTAGTTGTCAAACATTTATGTGCGCAAGGGGGTTGTGTAGGTGGACATAATTCAGATGCTGCATTAATTGGACCTCGGGAGTTGCGAGAAATTCATTTACCACCAGTTAAAGCAGCGATTGATGCTGGCGCTAAGGCAGTTATGGCTGCATATAATGAAATAGATGGAATTCCTTGTCATATTAATAAAGCATTGCTTTTTGAAACCCTTAGAAAAGAATATGATTTTTCTGGCATTGTTATGGCTGACGGATGTGCTTTAGATAGATTATTGTTGTTGGATGATGATATCTTAAAAGTTGGCAGTTTAGCACTTAAAGCGGGAGTAGATCTGAGTTTATGGGATAATGTTTATTTACGATTAGATGAAGCAATAAAACAAGGTTATTTAACTGAAGAGGAACTTGATCAAGCAGTATTAAGGGTATTGAGATTAAAAGAAGAATTAGGATTATGGGAAGAACTAAATACTTATTCATTACCAGAAGCATCAGATTTATTACTTCAGGCCGCTCGGGAATGTCAAGTATTATTGAAAAATAATGATTCACTTCTTCCATTATCCTCAAAACAAAAAATTGCTGTTATTGGTCCAAATGCTAACCACTACTTAAATCAACTTGGAGACTATACTGCTTATCAAAACAAAAGTGATATTGTTACAGTGTACGATGGTATTTGCCAAAAAACAGAAATTTCCCCTATCTATGTACAGGGATGTTCAATACGGGGAAGAAAATTCGATATTGAGCCCGCACTCGTGGCAGCTAAAGCGGCGGACATTGTTATTTTAGTATTAGGCGGTAATAGTACAAGATTATATCAAGATACCTTTGAAAACAATGGTGCGGTAAAAGCAAATCAAGAAAACCAAATGAATTGTGGGGAAAACATTGATTTAGCTTCATTAGAACTAGAAGGTTATCAAAACGAGCTTTTATTAGCTTTGAAAGAAGTGAATCCACACATAGTAACAGTATTGATTCAAGGCAGGCCACACGTCATAAATACGGTTCTAAAGCATTCTCAAGCAGTTTTAGCAAGTTTTTATCCTGGTAGTAGAGGCGGTGAGGGAATTGCTGATGTCTTGTTTGGAGATTATAATCCAAGTGGGCATTTAAGTGTTTCTATACCGCAACATGTAGGACAATTACCTTGTTATTACAATCATAAACATAATGGAGCACAAAAAGATTATGTTGACATGCCCGGTGAAGCGCTGTTACCTTTTGGTTATGGCTTAAGTTATTCACAATTTATTTATCGAGATATCAAGGTACCTAAAGCCATTAAAATAACCGATTTACTTGAAAATGGAATTGATTTGCAGTTAGAAATATACAATAACAGTACCTATGATGGTGAAGATGTAATACAAGTTTATTTAAAGGATCATCAGGCTTCAGTTGTTTCTAGAGTAATTGAACTTAAGGCTTTTAATAAAGTAAAAATTCAAGCCTATCAATCAAAACAGATAAGTATTCATTTAACTTCAGATGCTTTTGCTATTTGGAATTATGAAATGAAATATCTTGTTGAACCAGGTGATGTTTCAATTTGTATCGGAGTCGATTCTAAGCATTATCAAGAATTTAAGCTTACTCTTGTAAAATAA
- a CDS encoding LTA synthase family protein has protein sequence MIERIIQLITFKEVIGSLMIFIAVLIVASIIWGNRTFSVKTLNQMIFHLKVPMDGTDDGIYTDWFLHTVPQSFVIVAFTEIIVFNLPLPAFHIYLIAHIFAIGCFAIIGSLLFALYNYQIFGYVFDMLRKTQLYEEHYVDPKGVTLTFPSCKRNIIHIYLESIENAYLAKTSGGGQDVSYMPELDALANQNINFSHHNQIGGSLTLEGTQWTIASMVGQEAGIPLLVPFNSKSYNDKSNFFSGVYTLGEILEQHGYINEIMMGSDSNFGCTSNFYKQHGNYYISDYNTAVEEGRIAKDYFVFWGYEDKKLFEFAKADITKLAKSGKPFNMELVTIDTHTPDGYVCEDCQHKYKSQYANVIACQSKQVNNFINWCKSQPWYENTTIVITGDHNSMSEKFFTNLDHDYVRTPYNCFINSAVTTKFNKNRKFSIIDMYPTILAAMGVKIDGNKLGLGVNLFSGEKTLIEQYGYRKINQEVKKKSRYYRHKLIGDDIKECEQKELSKRSD, from the coding sequence ATGATAGAAAGAATAATACAGTTAATTACATTTAAAGAAGTGATTGGATCATTGATGATATTTATTGCAGTTTTGATCGTAGCCTCAATTATTTGGGGAAATCGAACTTTTTCTGTGAAGACATTAAATCAAATGATTTTTCATTTAAAAGTTCCTATGGATGGTACAGATGATGGAATTTATACTGACTGGTTTCTTCATACAGTTCCTCAGAGTTTTGTAATTGTTGCATTCACAGAAATAATCGTTTTTAATCTACCTTTACCAGCATTTCATATATATTTAATAGCGCATATATTTGCAATTGGTTGTTTTGCAATTATTGGTTCTTTGCTCTTTGCTTTGTATAATTATCAAATTTTTGGATATGTTTTTGATATGCTTAGAAAAACACAATTATATGAAGAACATTATGTTGATCCCAAAGGGGTAACGTTAACTTTTCCAAGCTGTAAACGAAATATTATTCATATCTATTTAGAATCTATCGAAAATGCTTATTTAGCAAAAACATCGGGTGGTGGTCAAGATGTTTCTTATATGCCTGAACTTGATGCATTAGCGAATCAAAATATTAACTTTTCTCATCATAACCAAATCGGTGGAAGTTTGACCTTAGAGGGAACACAGTGGACGATTGCTTCAATGGTTGGCCAAGAAGCAGGAATTCCGCTGTTAGTACCATTTAATTCAAAATCATATAATGATAAATCGAATTTTTTTAGTGGTGTTTATACACTTGGTGAAATTTTGGAACAGCATGGTTATATAAATGAAATCATGATGGGTTCTGATAGTAATTTTGGGTGTACATCAAATTTTTATAAACAACATGGTAACTATTATATTTCCGATTACAATACCGCAGTTGAGGAAGGAAGAATTGCTAAAGATTATTTTGTTTTTTGGGGTTATGAAGATAAAAAGTTATTTGAGTTTGCTAAAGCGGATATTACTAAATTGGCTAAAAGTGGTAAACCTTTTAATATGGAGCTAGTCACGATTGATACGCATACACCTGATGGGTATGTATGTGAAGATTGTCAGCATAAATATAAAAGCCAATATGCAAACGTAATTGCCTGTCAATCAAAACAAGTGAATAATTTTATAAATTGGTGCAAGAGCCAGCCATGGTATGAAAATACAACTATAGTTATTACTGGTGATCATAATAGTATGTCAGAAAAGTTTTTTACTAATCTTGATCACGATTATGTTCGGACACCATACAACTGCTTTATTAATAGTGCAGTTACTACAAAATTTAATAAAAACCGAAAATTTTCAATTATTGATATGTATCCTACTATTTTAGCAGCAATGGGGGTAAAAATAGATGGAAACAAATTAGGTTTAGGAGTTAATCTTTTTTCTGGTGAGAAAACTTTGATTGAACAATATGGTTATAGAAAGATTAACCAAGAGGTCAAAAAGAAATCTAGATATTATCGTCATAAGTTAATTGGTGATGATATAAAAGAATGTGAACAAAAAGAATTAAGTAAACGAAGTGATTAA
- a CDS encoding FtsX-like permease family protein has protein sequence MLQISLQMLWKERKKALNLGITITITLCVCIIFLQFFNNPIINYLVNILKDTTKFYGYEAITEYEVMRFYDGMYKGTMVIILLVIFISLIMYSCNYYNKTNSRIVGLLKIMGCRDREILFFQMIQLIVITLISYLIAVGISFLLIPLCQALAYLYMGVSENIFYYALETYVDSLPLVLLLLVFMTFMQISYSIRGVIPDLLKNDEIVSFKKRRRITIVANVNYIVLFIIGTFTIYISDLNQGLIFPAGLYVIGAYNLGVMCFPNLLEKWIKLKNIDAKESLIFNNFILNLQQMKSVILMFVLSSAILLTMMCTNLDDLQYMILFQLGYVLTNIVLSFTLINRFRINQINKKQYYRNLSRLGLNYEEIRYMTKKEKTLMYEMIAVLSLVYLSNLNIAFVYRDKMGVLSALFLILELIIPLFISYRVAVYQEEMRIRKWKK, from the coding sequence ATGCTGCAGATTTCTTTACAGATGCTATGGAAAGAGCGAAAAAAAGCTTTAAATCTTGGAATTACAATTACAATAACTTTATGTGTATGTATTATTTTTCTCCAATTCTTTAATAATCCCATAATTAACTATTTAGTAAATATTTTAAAAGATACAACAAAGTTTTATGGTTATGAAGCAATTACTGAATACGAAGTGATGCGATTTTATGATGGAATGTATAAAGGGACAATGGTCATTATTTTATTAGTGATTTTTATTTCATTAATAATGTATTCTTGTAATTACTATAATAAAACAAATTCACGGATTGTTGGTCTATTGAAAATAATGGGGTGTCGTGATCGAGAAATTTTATTTTTCCAGATGATTCAGTTGATTGTGATCACTTTAATTAGTTATTTAATTGCTGTGGGAATTAGTTTTTTGCTGATTCCATTATGTCAGGCACTTGCTTATCTTTATATGGGGGTTAGTGAAAATATCTTTTATTATGCTTTAGAAACATATGTCGATTCTTTGCCCTTGGTACTGCTTCTATTAGTTTTTATGACTTTTATGCAAATATCGTATTCTATCCGCGGAGTTATTCCTGATTTACTTAAAAATGATGAAATCGTCTCGTTTAAGAAAAGAAGGCGAATAACGATAGTAGCTAACGTTAATTATATTGTATTATTTATTATAGGTACTTTTACTATCTACATCAGTGATTTAAATCAGGGATTGATTTTTCCAGCCGGTTTATATGTAATAGGAGCATATAATTTAGGTGTTATGTGTTTTCCTAACTTATTAGAAAAGTGGATTAAATTAAAGAATATTGATGCTAAAGAAAGTCTAATTTTTAATAACTTTATTTTGAATCTGCAGCAGATGAAATCAGTTATTTTAATGTTTGTCTTATCTTCTGCAATTTTATTAACAATGATGTGTACTAATCTTGATGATTTACAGTATATGATCTTATTTCAATTGGGGTATGTGCTAACAAATATTGTTTTAAGCTTTACATTGATTAATCGTTTTAGAATTAATCAAATTAATAAAAAGCAATATTATCGTAATTTAAGTCGATTAGGTCTTAATTATGAAGAAATCAGATATATGACAAAAAAAGAAAAAACATTGATGTATGAAATGATTGCGGTCTTATCATTGGTATATTTATCAAATTTAAATATTGCTTTTGTCTATCGTGATAAAATGGGAGTTTTGTCTGCATTATTTCTTATATTAGAGCTTATTATTCCATTGTTTATTTCATATCGAGTTGCTGTATATCAAGAGGAAATGAGGATAAGAAAATGGAAGAAATAA
- a CDS encoding ABC transporter ATP-binding protein, whose protein sequence is MEEIIKTANLKKVYGLDTPYPKTALNGVSISVNKGTFACIMGTSGSGKTTLINILSTIDEATSGKLLIFDQNIVGLSDKEKANIRKRYMGFIFQDYNLIDSLKVIDNILFSLKLNKKNIINEAEIKQIISSLGIEELLDKYPFECSGGQQQRIAIARALVCKPKILFADEPTGNVDSIRAKQLMEYFTEINRKYGITIVMVTHDCLVASYASEMYYVEDGKIINHIFKGNDSFEKFYNRIARISMQIKL, encoded by the coding sequence ATGGAAGAAATAATTAAAACGGCTAATTTAAAAAAAGTGTATGGCTTAGATACACCATATCCTAAAACGGCATTAAATGGAGTTTCAATTTCAGTAAATAAGGGGACTTTTGCATGTATTATGGGGACTTCAGGTTCTGGTAAAACAACATTGATAAATATTCTATCAACAATTGATGAGGCTACTTCAGGAAAATTATTAATCTTTGATCAGAATATAGTTGGGTTGTCGGATAAAGAAAAAGCAAATATTAGAAAGAGATATATGGGATTTATTTTTCAAGATTATAATTTGATAGATTCTTTAAAAGTAATTGACAATATTTTATTTTCTTTAAAACTTAATAAAAAGAATATTATCAATGAAGCAGAAATCAAGCAAATAATTAGCAGTTTAGGTATTGAAGAACTTTTAGATAAATACCCTTTTGAATGTTCAGGGGGTCAGCAGCAGCGAATTGCAATTGCTCGTGCACTTGTATGTAAGCCAAAAATTCTTTTTGCTGATGAGCCGACAGGGAACGTAGACAGTATTAGGGCTAAGCAATTAATGGAGTATTTTACAGAGATTAATCGTAAATATGGTATTACGATTGTTATGGTTACTCATGATTGCTTGGTTGCATCATATGCATCAGAAATGTATTATGTTGAGGATGGGAAGATAATTAATCATATTTTTAAAGGGAACGATTCTTTTGAGAAATTTTATAATCGAATTGCAAGGATATCAATGCAAATTAAATTGTAA